Below is a genomic region from Brassica oleracea var. oleracea cultivar TO1000 chromosome C9, BOL, whole genome shotgun sequence.
CCAATCAACTAATACTGATGCCAAAAGAGAAACAGAGAAGATTAGATAAGACTCCTACTTACTTTCTCCTTTCTGGTGTCCAACTGGGTTTGTGAGGCCATGACAACAATATTATCCGGTAAATTCTCGAGCTTGCTCTTCAAGGTTGCATATACGTCACTATTCCCCACCAGAGATTTCTCAATATCTTTAAGGAACAATATTAATGACTCTCCTTCAGCCTCACTAAGTGCGACCTATGATATGTGTCAAGAGGGTTAACAATCCTGCACCTAAAAGGACCAAGCAGTACTCTCCCATTAGTTCAAGTAAAATGTACCTCAAAGATTTCATTAATGGCGAGTTTATCAGCATCATCACCAGAAGAACCATCTAATCGAAGTGAGCTAGCTGCACACACACAAAGATATCAGTAAAATAATATATTTTCAAGCGAGTTAAAATTGGAAATAAAAGCCCGTCAATTACCAGCACAAAAGAAACCATGGTCCTCTTCGCAGAGGCCACCAAGATCATTGCCATCTGGAACAGGCCTATCGAATCTAATCCCAATTTTTGATGAAGCATTGTCTTCAAAAGCAAGGACTACTTTTCCCTGGAAACCAATGGTTGGTCCCCTATAAGTACAAAGAAGGAAAAGTGTTAGAATTGAGTCCTTAATACAGCAGATGTGAAGACTTAAAAACAGGAAAACCATACCTAAGTGGTGGGCCTTGAAGAGAAGAAATTGCAGATGATGAAGGACCTAGAAACTTGACTCGGTCACCTAAAATGATAGAAGTGCCTGTTCAATAACACGTGAAGAGTACATAAGAAAGTGAACAATCAAATGACAAAGCCCATCATGCCTGTTTTAAACGTGTAACTCTTAGAAGTTGCTGTTGACACTTCTTGCTTTGGCAAAGCTTGAGAACCCAACGTTGATCCTCCTGTTATATCTGCGTCAACACTAGAAGTTGGTTTCTTATGCTGCAATGCTTGTGCAGCCTGAACAGCTCGTTTAGCAAGCATAGAGAGCCTTTCACGCCTAGAACCTTCTTTAGAAGATTCAGCTTCCCTGGCTGGTGATCCCTGAAGCCATCCAGAAACATTAAAAATATCAATGAAATCCCTGAAGTGACCGACCAAACCTACTAATTTTCTAAGAGCCAGTTGATACAATGGAAGAGTGGACACTGTGACAAATATAGCATCTAAGCTTAATATCCACTTGCTCAAGATGACAGAAAATTATTTTAATAAACAAAACAAAATTGTAATGCTATCACAAAAGAGAAACTAATGGGAGAAAAGGAGAAGTACCCCAGGCAATAGAAGAGAGTCAGCGATCATTAACTTGGCCCCAAAATTCTTCGCAAATGCTTTTGCCAACATTTCCTGATATATCTCAGAGCCTAATAATACGTCATACGGTAAAACATGGTTATACACTTATCGTAAGGTAAACTTGGCTCGAGGAAAGGACAGTAGAAATAGTAGAAACACTTATGGTAAAGCCTCATACCTGCTGGTCCAGACAGCAAGATACGGGGGCTCGTTGTAGGCAAGTCAGACGCATACTTCGCGAACTTGCTTCCACCCTTCATATGGACATACATCGATGCTATTAAAACATCCTTCGTAGTAGCACTGCAAGAATTCAGAAGTTGTTTTGACTATAAATCATCAAACCATCAAAATCCAGATGTATAGTGGAGTTTAGCATAATATATAGCATTCAGACCTTAGAAAATAAGGGAAGCTATCCAAAGAAACATCTATGTTCTGAGCAATTAGTACTCCTCCTCGCAGACTATCCTTAAACGCTTGACGTCTAGTCGATATAGTAGATGAAATGTCAAATTCTTTAAGGAGTTCTCTCACTTCCCTTCGTTCATCCAGCAATTTGGAGATGCCTCTTATATCCAGAGAAGAGGATTCCCCAAGAAGGCGCAAGATCGGTCTAATTTCATAACCAGAAGCAGGAGGGTTTCCACCATCGGCTTCTTGAAAAGGATCCAGTCCACTGCCATCGGCATTCAGATTCTCATTGGCAGTGTAAGAGGTTGAAGCAGCAGTTTTCTCCACTGAAGCAATAGCAGCATGATCATTGTTACTATCAGCATCGTTCATGTCGGTATCTGAGATGCAATCATTGCAGCTGGGAGGCTCCTGTGGAACCTCTGGATTTTGCTGCCTTTTGGCAGATTTAGCAATTGGTGGTCGAAGATGTAAGTTGCGGTACTTTGATAGAGATGCCAATATAGAGGCCCCATCAACAGCTGAGGACTCTCCTGCTCTTGTCTCAGAATGAACCCGGCCACCTCGAGTTTCAAATAAAATCTGTGAAGAAGCTCTGTCAGGAGCGGCTTGATTTTCATCTTTAAGAGGTTGAAATATCTAGAGAAACGTTAAGAAAAAGTTTGCAAGAAACCACTGAAATCAAATGGCAAGAACATTATTAAAAAAACATAAACGTGAAATCAAAAAATATATTCACACAACTCCAAAAAGGATACATAAGCATGTCTCCCAGAAATGTTGAAGATCACCTCGTCCCCACCCCGGAGGTGAACGAGAGCACCTTTCTGGTAACACTTTCCATTCACCTGAACAAGAACTCCATTCCCAGTTATCTCCAAAGTTGCAACCGATGGACCTCCGTTCTGCCCAAAAACTAGGTAAGCAAACGGCTTTTTTTCCTTAAAGTCAATAAAAGACCGAGTTAGATATGTACTGTAAGATGTTTTTACCTCAGCCTGCTTCAGTTCACAAAGGGTGATGGGCATTGACTGGTCTTTGATAGATAAATCACATCCCCGACGTCCAACAGTGAACACAGGTCCCCTCATGATACGGTGAGGGTTCTGAAATTGCAGATAAAAATACCTCACGTCAGTCAGAAACAAAAGTGAAAACTTGAAAAGCAGAGTCTCCTAACTGCTAAGAACTAGGACAGGATGCAACTGTCTGACAAAATAAAAGAAACGGACATGCAGACAACTAATCTCGTTCTGAGTGAACTAAAAGACTAGATCTTGTTTGGTTTCACACTGCTAAGCCGTCAATGTGCAATTCACATGCTTTACCTGAGGATACTGAGAAAGTAGCTTCGCCCATGGAGCCTTAGCCCTTTTCTTCCCGGCCTTCGACTTCTCACCATCCGCCACCACTTCCTCTAAATCCACAAACACACCAAAACATTAGAAATGCTAACTCTTTCTTTATAGACACTAAGAGCAGAGACCAAAACCTGCAACAGTAGGTGTAGCCAATACATCAACTTCATGGTTAGCATCAATTTCAGGAGAAGCCTCCCTCAAAGGCACATCAGTGAGAACAACAGGCTTCTCCGCAGCATCCACACCTTGCTGCGGATCAGAGGATCTCAGCTCCGGCTCTCCAGATTCCGATCCAGGATCCGAACCAGGCCCTTGGTTCTCGATCGGAACCTCGCTAGCCGACGAAGACCCCGCCGGTTCCGCCGCCGCAGACGCCGACGCCTAGGTCATCCAAAAATTTCAAAATCAGATTCAAAATCAAAATTCAGATTCGAAATACGGACGCAAGCAATCAAACAAATCTCACGGATTCGATAGCAGTAGAGGCGGCATCGATCTTGACCTTAGATCGCTTCGAGGGGCGCGGAGACGACGCCGACGGTTCAGGGGATGAGGAGGAACAGAAACGCTTTGAAGCGGAAGAGCTACTCCTCGTCTCAACCATATTGACTTCGTTTCGCGTTGATTGATCCAAGAAGAAGAACGAACCGCTTGGTGGTTCCCGATAGATTATAGATAGAGAGAAGAGATAGGAGGAGAAAGGAGGATAGACGCGAAAATGGAAAAAGAATAATTATTTCACAGAGATTTTCATGTAAATGATTACTCCCCCTGGTCAATTTATAAATCAATTTTTTTATAAAAAAAAATGCCTGCAACTTTATTGTATTATTGGTCGGATATAAAAATAACTTGACCCACTTATATATCCATAGTGCTGAACAAAATAATGTATATTTATTCCTTTTTCGTACTATATGTTATTTAAGAAAGAAAAAATTATGAATGAATATTTTTCAAAAAAGTTGCTAAATATAATTCAACCAATCATAAAATAATAGAATATAAGTATAAACGGTATATAGTATTCAGTAAATATAGAATTCATATACAAATACAATACCAACAACATTTTGTTTTTGGAAAAAAGTCAAAAAGCTCTATAATGAATGCATGTGATTATTTACTTATTGTTGTTAAGAGTACGATGGCTATAATTACTGCACTATAAGCCTACTATACAACCATCAACATAGTAGATTTTGCTTCTTTTTTTAGAATGGGTCTTTTCCATATTTATGTCCTTATAAATAAATGAATGAAAATGTTCCCTTTACTAGTTTCTTGAAAAGGAAAGCGAGAGTTAGATCCGCTTGTGCAGTAAGCACTTGGGTAACAAGATTCTACTTGCTTTTTCCGGAGATTGACTCCACAGGTCAGTCAAACCTTTTAACTTTGCCACATAACAACACACCCAGAATCACTATAGTCAAACTTTTCTGTTAATCAATACTAAACCATACTACTATTCTGAAAATACTAATCTGCTTAATCAACATCAGCTTATAGTTTATTAATTTATCTAAATTTTCAAATTATTTTTACCGTCACCATTTTTGTCGTTAATTTTTCCCAATTTTTAAGACAAGTAAAGAACCGAACCGCCACGCTTGCTACAACGTCTCGACAGATACATGGGGGGAGTTTGGTTCGTCAAACAGTTGTTGTTGTAGTTAGGCACGTGGGCGGCGCATGGGCAGCGTATCGATACTTCGATACATCACATGACCTGTTTGTAATTTGATTTTAAGACGGTCAATTTGAATGTTAATTTTTTGGTTTGTAATCATGAGAAGAAAACAATGAAAAGGGCATTTTTATATTAGTTACAGATAAAGCAAAAGAAGTTAAAAGCCCAATAAGCTATAGTTGTTTCTGCAAGGGCCCAATCATAAACATACTTGCTGAACCTGTTTGATCGAAACCTGAGAGAAATGAAACGGAAACCTCTTGTGATCGAAAATAATGGACGAGGAAGAAGAAGAAGCGCACTTGAAGGCGGCGTTTGGCGATTCGTCAGACGATGAGCATCTCGCAGATCGCGAAACGAAGGCGGTTTGGGAAAGAGTGGAGAAGATCAATGGTTTATGGCTATGTAGAAACTTTCTCTCTGTTCATCATCAGTCTGATTTACTCTCCGCCATTCTCAACGGTACCCTTCGCTCTTACCACTTCAAATGCCCATTGATCTTACTTATTTAGCTTTCCTTAGCTTAAAGTTTTGTTCTTTATAAAATTTTGCAGAAGGTTGGTTCGTTGAGGAATCTATTAACCAGGTACTAAAACACTAACACAAAATTGGAATTGTTCGATTTTATTTATGAAACACGCCTTGATTGGTGTATGAATGAGTTGGGCATCGTGTTTTCCTATGTGTGCAGTGTGTTCTGTTTCCTCTTTAAGTGATTTAAAGATTTGAAGCCAAGTTGTATGGATTATGGTTACTTCTGTTGTTTTCTTACCAAACAGGAGTTACGGTTCATGTTTTTTTTTTGGGTTCTTTGGTGTTTTGTTTCTTGGAGTTTTAAGTGCGAAACGTTGAAAAGAAACTAAAGGTTCTGTTTTTTTTCTTTTTCTTTTGAAAGGCGATGAGATTTGGTGATCTGCCTTCATGGGCAACAGAACTATCTGAGCTCATACTCGAGTCCGTGGAATCTGTTGATCTTCCGGTGTTGCCTGCTGATTTGCTGTGTAGAGAACCTCTGTTCGACCAGCTCATTGTCAATTTATACCAACCAGGTGAGGTACGATGCTTTCACTTCTTAACTAGAGTACCAATAGATAACATCTTGTTATGGTTTCTTGTAGGACTATAGAATTAGATAGTTTAAAGGTTATCAATCATATTTTATCCAGTCATTCGATTACCATTCATGACAAATGCAAAAGCTAGAAGAAACCAATAGCGTAACCGCTTGTAATAGTTCTTGGAGCATTACACCTAAAAAATTCAAGAGAGTTACACAATGAGTAAAATAATCAGTCATAGACAGAATGATCTTTTAACTCTGGATAATGCAAAAGCTCTAAGAAGATAAAGCAACAGCTTGTTAAGGTTTCGTGGAGCATAACAGTTAGATAGTTTAAGAGAGTTGCACAATGAATAGAAGCAAATCATTTGAATTGATCACACGTTACATCAAGATTTCGTGACATTGAAATGATCTTTTAACAGGGGATTTGTGCACATGTTGATCTGCTGCGTTTTGAAGATGGAATTGCCATAGTCTCTCTGGAGTCACCTTGCGTGATGCGGTTCAGTCCCGCAGAGAAGGGAGAAGGTGAAGACGTGGATGTTTTGTTGAGCCCAGGATCTCTTATTCTCATGTCTGGAGAAGCTAGGTATGGATGGAAACACGAGATTAACCGGAAACAGATTGGGTTTCAGGTATGGGAAGGAGAAGAAATTGATCAGAAACGAAGAATCTCCGTTACCTTGAGAAAGCTATGTCCATCTTAGGTCTGACTAGCTTAGTTTAGTCATCTTTTTGGTATACTGTATGTGCTTAACTACTACTTGCATGAGGAAAAACTTTTAGTTCTTATATTTCCCATTTTTAGAAAATGTTATTAAACATACAGAACAGTAATTGAAATACTTATGATTATAATAAATATTTAAAAGGTGTTATTTGTTCATGAATTTTAATTGATTTGAAATTTATATATAATTTAAATATTAAATTTATTAATTACCAAATCTAACTAGTGAATTTTAGCTAGTAACAAATCTATGTGTTTATTTTGGTATTAAGTTTTTGTACTTTTAGCAAATAGTATTTTTTAAGTAACTAAAATTATTATGAATTCGAATCCACTGCATATTTGAACTAAGATTCATAGATTATTAACACAGATAATTTTAACCATAAATTTAAAATTATAAAACAAATAACATTAAATTAAATTTCAAGATCAATTGAAATACACAGACCGATAATCTCCTCTTAAATTCTGTTTGTGATTATAACAGTATCAGTCCTGATATACAAAAATAAAAATAATTAACTATTTGTTCTGAATTTGAGAAATTAAGAGTTGTGGATTTCTTTTCTTTTATTGCACAAACGTAGTAAGAGATTAAATAGACATATGTATACAAATTTTCTTTTACTTTCTCCTGTCGTTTACAGTCATATATATAAACAGAAAGAGCATTTTAATTAGATGTTATGTAAATTTTACAGACAAAAATAAAATCCACTGTTTTTGATATTAACGAAGAGAAGTTATTAAGAAAAGAGCGTATCAGAAGCAAATAAATTCAAAAAGTTATTTGGTAACTTACCAACCTCTAATTAGTAATTAATCATCCAAGGTTCTAAAACGCAGCCGCAGACACTGTATACGTGCCGGACCGTGCCGGAAAAGCGGTCGGCGGAATGACACCGCCGCGATTTAAACAGAATCAGCCCAAAATTCTGAAAACGTAAAAAATTAATAAAAAAATTGCTCAGATCTTGCTAAAATCTAGTGTGATGTGTTGAAACTTAGAGACTTTGTTCCTGTTTATCGTGTTCAAGTGTAAAAGATAAAAGAAAGTGTACCAACATGCTGTAGAAATGTTCTTAAAACGATTGACGGCGAGGATTAGGGTTGCAGATTTTGAGTTGGAAAAGATAAAAAAACAAAATGTCTAGTTTACTCCTCATTTAAGCTTAAATCGAGAAAAATATGATACAAGTATCTGTTGTTTTTCGAACCCCTGACCTCTAGATTCCAACAAAAAAAAGCTAAATGCCACCACACCACACGATATATATTGACATACAGATAATTTTATAAGTTAATATTGTAAAACTAGGCACCGATTAATCTCCGTATTCTCTCTGTTTAATTGATTCGGTGCTAGGCCTGGGTCAGCCGCACACTTTGCGCCTGGGCAATTCCAAACATGGATCATATCCAAATAAGTTGAAAATCATTGTCTATTTTGTTCCCTTTTCTTTTCAACCTTTTTCTATTTATATAAAAAAAAGAACTACAGTATTAACGAGCTGACTTTTCAACGCTCTCCGATATCTAGATCCATGCTGCATCAACGGTCAGGATAATTGATCACAAGTCACATACCCCTGAAATATCGCCACGTGTAAACAACATCACTAACACACACTACCACCACCGACAGAACCGAGTAAAAATTCAGACAAGACAACCTCGACTGTCATGTCCAAACACAAAGTCTATTGTAGTAACTTCGTTAAATAACAGTGTCCGAAATTCGTATCTTCACTAATGGAAACTCAGATCTTGTCATTAAAAAACAGAGAGGATATCGACGAAGAAGAAGAAGATTATAGAACGATGATCGAGAGGTGTCTAGGACCTCACCGGTGCCGGAGAATCCAAAGAGCTTTACGCCACCTCAAGGTAACGGTTCTCTGCCTCGTTCTCACCGTAGTCGTCCTACGTGGCACAATCGGCGCCGGCAAATTCGGTACACCGGAGCAAGACCTCGACGAGATCCATCAGCATTTCCAACCATCGCGCAAACGAGCTGAGCCTCACCGCGTCCTAGAAGAAATCCAAACCGGCGGAGATTCATCTTCTTCTACCTCCGGCGACGGTAACTCCGCCGGGAGTAATAACTACGAGACGTTCGACATCAACAAGATCTTCGTCGACGAAGGAGAAGAAGACAAACCCGACCCGAACAAGCCGTACACTCTCGGACCCAAGATATCCGATTGGGACGAGCAGAGATCCGACTGGTTAGCCAAGAACCCGACCTTCCCCAACTTCATCGGACCGAACAAGCCACGTGTCCTCTTAGTGACAGGCTCTGCGCCAAAGCCGTGCGAGAATCCCGTCGGAGATCACTACCTCTTGAAGTCCATCAAGAACAAGATCGATTACTGTAGGCTCCACGGGATAGAGATCTTCTACAACATGGCTCTCCTCGATGCTGAGATGGCTGGGTTCTGGGCGAAGCTGCCGTTGATCAGGAAGCTTCTGCTGTCTCATCCTGAGGTTGAGTTTCTATGGTGGATGGATAGTGATGCTATGTTTACTGACATGGCCTTTGAGCTTCCGTGGGAGAGGTATAAAGAGTATAACCTTGTGATGCACGGGTGGAATGAGATGGTTTACGATGAGAAGAATTGGATTGGGTTGAACACTGGGAGTTTCTTGCTTAGGAACAATCAGTGGGCGCTTGATTTGCTTGATACTTGGGCTCCTATGGGTCCTAAAGGGAAGATCCGCGAGGAAGCGGGTAAGGTTTTGACCCGTGAGCTCAAGGGTAGGCCGGTTTTCGAAGCTGATGATCAGTCTGCTATGGTTTATCTCTTGGCTACTCAGCGAGACACTTGGGGAAATAAGGTAATAAACTTAAATTTTGATACCAATACTTAGAAAGTCTAGAGCATCTCTTGATTACATCAATTATAATTTTTTTTTGCTTATAAATCACAATGTGAGTTGCATCTTATCGGTTTATACTTTTTAGCATCTCTTGATTACATAAATATAAGCTTATTTTGCCCACACGTCACAATGTGGTATGCATCTTGTTGTTTTATAGCGTCTCTTGATCACCTAAAGACTGGATTTATTTTCACAAATGACAATGTGAGTGGCATCTTGTCAGTTTATAGCATCTCTTCATCACATAAAGATTTATATATCTCATCATGCTAAATCACAATTACAACAAAGTGGCTGTAGTATAGTGGTTAGTACCCCACGTTGTGGCCGTGGAGACCTGGGTTCAATTCTCAGCAGCCACACTTCCTTTTTATATCATTAAAAAAAAGTTGTATCTTGTTGTGGTTTTGGTCTATATTCTCATTTAAGCCGCTGCATTGTTTATAGGTATACCTAGAAAGCGGATACTATCTTCACGGATACTGGGGGATCCTCGTGGACCGATATGAAGAAATGATAGAAAACTACCATCCTGGTCTAGGCGACCACAGGTGGCCACTGGTGACTCACTTTGTGGGTTGCAAACCATGCGGGAAGTTTGGAGACTACCCGGTGGAACGGTGTCTAAAACAAATGGACAGAGCCTTTAACTTTGGTGACAACCAGATTCTTCAAATATATGGTTTCACTCACAAGTCTTTGGCTAGTCGCAAAGTGAAGAGAGTGAGGAACGAGACTAGCAATCCGTTGGAGATGAAAGACGAGCTCGGGTTGCTTCATCCAGCGTTTAAGGCTGTTAAGTTGCAAACCAACCAAGTTTGAAACTTATTGTCTTTGCTTAGTTGTTGTACTAAGATGGATGATACAAAAGTGTGATATTAGTGTATTCCTTTGTTTTTACTCGTCCTTGGAGTCCCTTGTAGCTTCATGAATCAGTAACAATGGCCTTACATAAAAGTCCATTTGCATATGAAAACTAATCGAAATAACCAAAATTTCAAACTGAATTACGAGCTCACTGAAAATTAGAGATGGCAATCATGGACTTGGACAGTGGGCCTGGCCCGTAAAGGACTTTTGCGGAACGGTATTGGGACGAGGTTTTCTAGGCTCGTAAATTTGCGGGACTCGCAGGACGGGTCTTTGCGGGACTGGGTCTTTTACGGGATGGGTTGAAACGGATCATGCGGGATTACATGGATCCGCATTTTTTTTTACGGGATGAGCCGAAACGGATCATGCGGGATTACATGGACCCGCATTTTTTTATTTCTTATTTTACCTGAAAAAACGAGATAGAGAGTGAGATAGAGAGTGATTCTTGTGACTTTTCCCCGAGAAAACATAAAGAGTTTCGGCGATGATGATTCGAGCTCCGGTGATGATGATTCGAGATCCGGCGATGACGACTCCAGCTCCAGCGATGACGATTCGAGCTCTGGTGGTGTTTTGATTTGGTTTTCTCTTTTTTATTACACATAACTATGAATTGTTTTATTACAATGTGGGATTTCTTGTTTAAGTTGATTGATTTTTGTTTTTAGTACTGTGAAATGGTGTTTTTTGTTAAATAAAATTTGGTTACAATGATGTTGTTTAGGAGAAAAGTTAGTTGTATATCATGTCACTTGTATAATTTGACAAAGAATTACAAAGAGAGATGGTTTGATGAAGACATACAACACTTGAGCCAAGTTATTACAAAGACAACAACTTAATCAGATTCAAGCTTAATAAAATTTTATGCTGATAAAAAAAAATAAAGCTTTTAACTCAAGAACGCAAGAACAAACATATATTTATGGCATTGATTTTGATAAGGCTTTAGTGAAGTTTAATGAGTTCTCTTCAACTCTCTTACACAACTCTTTCACTTGAACATTCATGAAGGAAGCTGTAGTAGACGGTTAGATAAGGAGGCATCCCGCGGGGCGGCCTGCGAAGGCCTATATGTTCTGCGGTACGGGTTTGGTCCGGCATTCTGAGGACCGCAGCCCGCACGGGACAGGTCCGCTGTGATCCGTTCGATGACTAACCCGCCGCGGTACGGAACAGGACTGGATGGGTAAACCTGTTTGACATCTCTAGTGAAAATACTCGAAATTTTGATAACCAAGTTTGGTTAGTTTTGGTAAAAGTTTTAAAACTGAACCATCTAACTTTTTTTTCATTTTTTTTTGGCACAAAACTGAACCATCTAACTAATGAACCGATTTTATCGTTTAATTCAGCGAGATTTTGGCTGAACCGAACTACCCAATTTTGAACTATCCAAACCGGGTTTGCATGCCTTTTTTTTGGTATAGCTCTTTTAGACTTTTACATAATCACGATACTTCCCATTTGAATCTCTTTTGTAGCTTCATGAATCAGTAACAATGGGCCTTAAGTGGAAGCCCATTTGAACATGACAACCAAAGTTCCGGCCTATTATACACAAAACTCCAAAGATCCCATAAGTAGATAATGGTTTTAAAAGGAAAAAAAAAAATATTTTTGTGGCCTAGCAAATCTTAAGATAAGTAGGTGAGAACCAACAATTTTTTTTAAAAAAAATCTTCATAGTAAAAACGACGGCGTTTCGGAGAGCACACGAAAGCTAGGTATGTCATTTTAAAGCAAAGAGACATTTTTTTATTTTGTTCGCTCGCTCACACCTTATCTCCTCACCCAATTCTCTCCCCCTTTCTTCCTTCTCTCAAAGGCTGAGAGTTCGAGAAAAAAAAATTCTCAGTTAGCCAAAGCGGATATGGACTCTAAAGGAGCAGTTCCACCAGAGCAGAATCCTCCTTACGCTTCTAGCCAATCAGGTTTGTTTGTTTTTTTTCTCTCTTCGTCGTCGTTTCTATGATTCTATCTTGTTTGAGTAGGATTGAATCGAGTTAGGGTTTTTAATCGGATTTGTTTGTTGATAGGTAAAACCTATGCTTCTGTTGTAGCCGCCGCCGCCGGTGGGGCTGTGAGTAGTGCGAAGTCGCAGGAGTTCGATTCGGAGAAGGAGGCTGTGGCTGGAGATTCGGATAAAGGTGTTGTTGGCGGAGCTGATAAGGAGGAGGAGGAGAAGGCTTCCGACGAGGCTGCTTCATCGGTATCTCCGGAGCCGGAGGTTGTTTCCGAGAAAACAGTCGGAGGAGATGATGTAGGGGTTGAAGACGATGGTGAGGCTAAGATTGAGAACAAGAGTGTTGATGAGAAAGTTTCCGATGAGGCTGGTTCACCTGAGACTGCTGTATCGAAGCCTGAAGCTGTTTCTGAGAAAACAACTGGAGAAGATGGTGTAGGGGTTACGGAAGAAGAGAATAAGAAGGTTGAAGAGGGTGTGGATGATGTTGAAGACAAGAGCACGCTTGAGAATGGGAGTTTTGATGGCGGTGAGAAACAGGCTTCCACGGATGGGATTGTTGGTGGAGATGATAAGGAGGAGGAGAAGTCGAGTTTGGAGGTTGGAGTTGATGAGAAAGTTTCCAACGAGGCTGCTTCACCTGAGACTGCTTCATTGTTATCTCCGGAGCCGGAAGCTGTAACTAAAGAAAATGATGCAGGGGTTACCGAAGAGAACAAGAAGGTTGAAGAGGCTGTTTCTGCTAAAACAACAGGAGAAGATGATGTAGGGGCTACCAAAGAAGAGAACAAGAAGGTTGAAGAGGGTGTGGGTGATGCTGAAGACAATGGGCAGTCAGGTTTGTTTTTATCTTCCTTCAGTAGGATTGAATCCTGTCTTTTGAAACAGAGTTTTAATCGGATGTATTTGTTTACAGGAAAAACCTATGCTGCTGTCGTCGCTGCATCCGCCAGTAGAGACGGTGGGGATATGAGTACTGAGAAGGGG
It encodes:
- the LOC106318103 gene encoding uncharacterized protein LOC106318103 isoform X2 codes for the protein MVETRSSSSASKRFCSSSSPEPSASSPRPSKRSKASASAAAEPAGSSSASEVPIENQGPGSDPGSESGEPELRSSDPQQGVDAAEKPVVLTDVPLREASPEIDANHEVDVLATPTVAEEVVADGEKSKAGKKRAKAPWAKLLSQYPQNPHRIMRGPVFTVGRRGCDLSIKDQSMPITLCELKQAENGGPSVATLEITGNGVLVQVNGKCYQKGALVHLRGGDEVIFNISGRHAYIFQPLKDENQAAPDRASSQILFETRGGRVHSETRAGESSAVDGASILASLSKYRNLHLRPPIAKSAKRQQNPEVPQEPPSCNDCISDTDMNDADSNNDHAAIASVEKTAASTSYTANENLNADGSGLDPFQEADGGNPPASGYEIRPILRLLGESSSLDIRGISKLLDERREVRELLKEFDISSTISTRRQAFKDSLRGGVLIAQNIDVSLDSFPYFLSATTKDVLIASMYVHMKGGSKFAKYASDLPTTSPRILLSGPAGSEIYQEMLAKAFAKNFGAKLMIADSLLLPGGSPAREAESSKEGSRRERLSMLAKRAVQAAQALQHKKPTSSVDADITGGSTLGSQALPKQEVSTATSKSYTFKTGDRVKFLGPSSSAISSLQGPPLRGPTIGFQGKVVLAFEDNASSKIGIRFDRPVPDGNDLGGLCEEDHGFFCAASSLRLDGSSGDDADKLAINEIFEVALSEAEGESLILFLKDIEKSLVGNSDVYATLKSKLENLPDNIVVMASQTQLDTRKEKAHPGGFLFTKFGGNQTALLDLAFPDNFSKLHDRSKETPKSMKQITRLFPNKVAIQLPQDEALLSDWKEKLDRDTELLKVQANITSILGVLTKNRLDCPDLGTLSIKDQTLLPESAEKVVGWAFSHHLMNCSEPIVKDNKLVISAESITYGLQMLQGVQNENMSLKKSLKDVVTENEFEKKLLSDVIPPSDIGVSFDDIGALENVKDTLKELVMLPLQRPELFDKGQLTKPTKGILLFGPPGTGKTMLAKAVATEAGANFINISMSSITSKWFGEGEKYVKAVFSLASKIAPSVIFVDEVDSMLGRRENPGEHEAMRKMKNEFMINWDGLRTKDRERVLVLAATNRPFDLDEAVIRRLPRRLMVNLPDATNRSKILSVILAKEEIGPDVDLEAIANMTDGYSGSDLKNLCVTAAHLPIREILEKEKKEKTAAEAENRPTPPLYSCTDIRPLTMTDFKAAHEQVCASVSTDSSNMNELQQWNELYGEGGSRKKTSLSYFM
- the LOC106318103 gene encoding uncharacterized protein LOC106318103 isoform X1, with translation MVETRSSSSASKRFCSSSSPEPSASSPRPSKRSKVKIDAASTAIESASASAAAEPAGSSSASEVPIENQGPGSDPGSESGEPELRSSDPQQGVDAAEKPVVLTDVPLREASPEIDANHEVDVLATPTVAEEVVADGEKSKAGKKRAKAPWAKLLSQYPQNPHRIMRGPVFTVGRRGCDLSIKDQSMPITLCELKQAENGGPSVATLEITGNGVLVQVNGKCYQKGALVHLRGGDEVIFNISGRHAYIFQPLKDENQAAPDRASSQILFETRGGRVHSETRAGESSAVDGASILASLSKYRNLHLRPPIAKSAKRQQNPEVPQEPPSCNDCISDTDMNDADSNNDHAAIASVEKTAASTSYTANENLNADGSGLDPFQEADGGNPPASGYEIRPILRLLGESSSLDIRGISKLLDERREVRELLKEFDISSTISTRRQAFKDSLRGGVLIAQNIDVSLDSFPYFLSATTKDVLIASMYVHMKGGSKFAKYASDLPTTSPRILLSGPAGSEIYQEMLAKAFAKNFGAKLMIADSLLLPGGSPAREAESSKEGSRRERLSMLAKRAVQAAQALQHKKPTSSVDADITGGSTLGSQALPKQEVSTATSKSYTFKTGDRVKFLGPSSSAISSLQGPPLRGPTIGFQGKVVLAFEDNASSKIGIRFDRPVPDGNDLGGLCEEDHGFFCAASSLRLDGSSGDDADKLAINEIFEVALSEAEGESLILFLKDIEKSLVGNSDVYATLKSKLENLPDNIVVMASQTQLDTRKEKAHPGGFLFTKFGGNQTALLDLAFPDNFSKLHDRSKETPKSMKQITRLFPNKVAIQLPQDEALLSDWKEKLDRDTELLKVQANITSILGVLTKNRLDCPDLGTLSIKDQTLLPESAEKVVGWAFSHHLMNCSEPIVKDNKLVISAESITYGLQMLQGVQNENMSLKKSLKDVVTENEFEKKLLSDVIPPSDIGVSFDDIGALENVKDTLKELVMLPLQRPELFDKGQLTKPTKGILLFGPPGTGKTMLAKAVATEAGANFINISMSSITSKWFGEGEKYVKAVFSLASKIAPSVIFVDEVDSMLGRRENPGEHEAMRKMKNEFMINWDGLRTKDRERVLVLAATNRPFDLDEAVIRRLPRRLMVNLPDATNRSKILSVILAKEEIGPDVDLEAIANMTDGYSGSDLKNLCVTAAHLPIREILEKEKKEKTAAEAENRPTPPLYSCTDIRPLTMTDFKAAHEQVCASVSTDSSNMNELQQWNELYGEGGSRKKTSLSYFM